A genomic window from Cardiocondyla obscurior isolate alpha-2009 linkage group LG02, Cobs3.1, whole genome shotgun sequence includes:
- the LOC139113322 gene encoding SID1 transmembrane family member 1, with translation MHHTVKLTLLLLLLHIARTIAFSVSSPSFSPIVIQAQYEENYRKAINASTEYVFLYPTKNVSLETARIKIESNATHSLPLIIVVRQTTSILSWQIPLLVNSVDLDTVAYSKTSRTLCSTKYYRYAQNDEEYIIVGISTASHDNVSFDISVVEVQDFYLRSGNKIQAQISPSEPVYFGYIFSKHENSSVIVSVESDNDICMTVSVQNTSCPVFDLERNIEFAGHWQTVSRRGGITVPREAYPLGFFVVLVVKGDDSDCNGLAGSNPLRTKNVTLIVTPTITKRDYVVASISAAAIVLGFCVSYITAVIVLNIRERKKLAMQEMLDEQSQNDNENVAGIAPSPSMVGENSAKQWDSLQEDSSLDEDDIDLMEDALSDKDVIRTKVILSVCDLARKEPRILRHKSRLYLYYLITVAVFYTLPVVQLAVTYQRVLHTTGNQDMCYYNFLCAHPLLLLSDFNHVFSNFGYVMLGLLFIFLTYSREHNEPDIEKTKCYGIPQHYGLFYAMGTALIMEGILSASYHVCPSRSNFQFDTSFMYVIAVLCMIKIYQNRHPDINARAPVTFGMLAVIIFAGLIGVLNGSRIFLIIFSILHLLICFFLTIQIYYMGRCKFDRNGVKRVIQRFKHEAQCGIRHLLRPLYPARFIMLVLANLCNVGLAIFGNMYQQGNFATFLLAILMSNLILYTFFYIMMKLCHRERILFTPAIYIFLSMLFWGAALYFFVNKTISWALTPAQSRLYNKPCALLNFFDSHDIWHFLSALAMFFSFMVLLTLDDDLTDVHRSQIAVF, from the exons ATGCATCATACTGTGAAGTTAACCCTCTTATTACTGCTGCTCCATATTGCAAGGACTATAGCTTTTTCAGTATCATCTCCATCATTTTCTCCAATTGTCATTCAAGCTCAGTATGAAGAAAATTACCGAAAGGCCATAAATGCTTCAACTgaatatgtatttttgtatcCTACCAAAAAT GTATCTTTGGAAACTGCAAGAATCAAGATAGAAAGTAATGCAACTCACAGTTTACCATTGATAATAGTGGTACGTCAGACAACAAGTATTCTGTCATGGCAAATACCTCTGCTTGTCAATAGTGTAGACTTGGACACTGTGGCATATAGTAAAACTAGTCGTACTTTGTGCTCCACCAAGTATTATCGATATGCACAAAATGATGAGGAGTATATTATTGTCGGTATCTCCACAGCCAGTCATGATAACGTCTCGTTTGACATTAGTGTTGTAGAAGttcaagatttttatttgag gtcaggaaataaaatacaggCACAAATTTCCCCATCTGAACCTGTGTATTTTGGCTACATTTTTTCGAAACATGAAAATTCGTCAGTTATTGTTAGCGTCGAGTCCGATAATGACATATGTATGACTGTATCTGTGCAGAATACATCG tgtCCTGTATTTGATTTAGAACGAAATATTGAGTTTGCTGGACACTGGCAGACTGTGAGTAGAAGAGGAGGTATCACCGTACCG AGGGAGGCTTATCCACTAGGATTTTTTGTTGTACTCGTTGTCAAAGGAGATGACAGCGATTGTAATGGATTGGCTGgtagtaatcctcttcgtaccaaaaatgttacattaattgTAACTCCTACTATTACTAAACGAGATTACGTTGTTGCATCAATATCAGCAGCAGCAATTGTATTAGGATTTTGTGTATCTTATATAACGGCTGTAATAGTACTCAATatcagagagagaaaaaaactcGCGATGCAAGAAATGTTAGATGAACAGAGCCAAAATGATAACGAAAACGTAGCCGGTATAGCACCAAGTCCGTCGATGGTTGGAGAG AACAGTGCAAAACAGTGGGATTCTTTGCAAGAAGATTCGTCTTTGGATGAGGATGACATAGATTTAATGGAAGATGCTCTCTCCGATAAAGACGTAATACGAACGAAAGTTATCCTGTCAGTTTGCGATCTCGCTCGCAAAGAACCGAGAATACTGCGACATAAATCtcgtttatatttatattatctgATAACTGTTGCGGTCTTCTATACCTTGCCGGTTGTGCAATTGGCGGTGACGTATCAACGCGTACTTCATACAACCGGAAACCAAGATAtgtgttattataattttttatgtgctCACCCGCTGTTACTGTTGTCCGATTTCAATCATGTGTTCTCTAATTTTGGATACGTTATGCTGGGTTTactgttcatttttttaacttactcTCGAGAGCACAACGAGCCAGATATCGAGAAAACTAAATGCTATGGTATACCGCAACATTACGGCCTATTTTATGCAATGGGCACTGCATTGATCATGGAAGGTATATTGTCGGCGAGTTATCACGTATGCCCTAGCCGCAGTAATTTTCAATTTG ACACCAGCTTTATGTATGTAATCGCAGTGCTGTGTATGATCAAGATTTACCAAAATCGCCATCCCGATATAAACGCAAGAGCACCTGTAACATTTGGAATGTTGGCTGTTATAATATTCGCAGGACTGATCGGAGTGCTAAATGGCTCCAGGATTTTTctgataatattttctattttgcatttattaatatgcTTTTTTCTGactatacaaatatattacatgGGACGATGTAAATTCGATAGAAATGGTGTTAAAAGAGTAATACAG aGGTTCAAGCATGAGGCACAATGCGGCATACGGCATTTACTTCGACCGCTTTATCCTGCAAGATTTATAATGCTCGTACTGGCGAATTTATGTAACGTCGGTCTCGCGATATTCGGAAATATGTATCAACAAGGCAACTTCGCTACATTTTTACTAGCAATATTAATgtccaatttaattttatacacgtTCTTTTACATAATGATGAAG CTTTGCCATAGGGAAAGGATTCTTTTCACACCCGCGATCTATATTTTCTTATCCATGCTGTTTTGGGGAGCAGCCCTATACTTCTTCGTGAACAAAACTATTTCTTGGGCACTTACGCCGGCTCAATCCCGCCTTTATAATAAGCCTTGCGCGCTATTAAACTTCTTTGACTCTCATGACATCTGGCACTTTCTTTCGGCGCTAGCCATGTTTTTCTCGTTTATGGTATTACTTACTTTAGACGACGACTTAACAGATGTACACCGGAGTCAAATAgctgttttttaa
- the Pi3k92e gene encoding phosphatidylinositol 4,5-bisphosphate 3-kinase catalytic subunit delta isoform, with product MVHGNIPNAYKYNFWAERPGDAHEPAVVELTCLMPNGVVIPFEINRNITLDQIKEDLWDEASKYPLHGTLKDAPSYVFSCINSNAEIEELRDETRRLCDIKPFCSILKVIEREGIKSDRNLDSQIGVLIGKGLHEFAALKNSEVNDFRWKMRLLGNDVALSRQKTCWEEKVHYQFPSRIAPTPAIPRNIESRLKDGNIVLVTKFENSEASFTFQMAHTATPPELLEAILNKRANTLKIRGEQASDFTLKVCGQEEYLIGDDIPLIQFGYIQDCLAKDIMPALVTLNKQSVPLDQDNAFDNLDVDTLQRTKPSSSTLTLRKKGKHISAWKIEEPFIFTVNEISRLNCDAAHRTVEIGLQAGLFHGGKSLCESQKTKEIIVSADGSCDWGETLKFDIKVRDIPRMARLCFVLYEISKTAKGLKSRKLIRDSKQELFINPLCWANTTIYDFKSQLKTGAMTLYTWTYAEDIQNDDLLHPLGTVVSNPHIDRAAALMLTFPNYGKDQCVLYPTPEKMVEYAESLREQSNERLGKDELNQESDVSQQLEQLRLLADRDPLHELHEQEKKTMWALRHHCLREIPTLLAKLLQCVEWNDHREVAEATALIQQWPKLPVEKALELLDYAYADQNVRNFAVRCLKDVTDDDLSLYLLQLGQALKHENYLACPLTEFLLKRALNNQRIGHFLFWHLRSEMQVGSVSVRFGLILEAYCRGSQQHMLSLFKQMKCLDKLRSVSQQVKQKKDRKAALQGFQDIIQETHCQEAISDVLNPLDPSFRWNRIKVEKCRVMDSKMRPLWLVFENSDPFGEDVYLILKHGDDLRQDMLTLQMLRIMDKIWKKEGLDLRMNPYGCISTENKVGMIEVVLNAETIANIQKEKGTFSATAAFRRGSLLAWLKDYNHTETSLNKAIEEFTLSCAGYCVATYVLGIADRHSDNIMIKKTGQLFHVDFGHILGHFKEKFGFRRERVPFVLTNDFVHVINKGQTKKGHAAEFQKFQNHCEQAFLVLRRHGGLILSLFAMMISTGLPELSSEKDLNYLRDTLVLEMSESEAQKHFRSKFDEALCNSWKTSLNWASHNMSKNNKVT from the exons ATGGTGCACGGTAACATACCCAACGCATACAAATATAACTTCTGGGCGGAGCGGCCCGGGGACGCGCACGAGCCCGCGGTGGTGGAACTCACGTGCCTGATGCCAAACGGTGTTGTCATACCGTTTGAGATCAATCGCAATATTACTTTAGACCAGATCAAAGAG GATCTGTGGGATGAGGCTAGCAAATATCCTCTTCATGGAACACTGAAGGACGCGCCGTCATATGTTTTTTCGTGCATTAATTCGAATGCAGAGATAGAAGAATTACGGGATGAAACGAGGCGTCTCTGTGATATAAAGCCCTTCTgttcaatattaaaagttatagAACGCGAGGGTATAAAAAGTGATAGGAACTTAGACTCGCAAATTGGCGTTCTGATCGGTAAAGGTCTGCATGAGTTTGCCGCATTGAAAAATTCCGAAGTCAATGACTTTAGATGGAAGATGCGGCTGTTAGGAAACGACGTGGCGTTAAGTAGGCAAAAAACATGCTGGGAGGAAAAAGTGCACTATCAATTCCCTTCGAGAATAGCGCCAACGCCTGCTATACCTAGAAATATTGAGTCTCGTTTGAAAGATGGAAATATCGTTTTAGTTACTAAATTCGAGAACTCGgag GCATCGTTTACCTTTCAAATGGCACATACCGCTACGCCTCCTGAACTGCTCGAGGCAATCCTGAACAAAAGAGCAAATACTCTGAAGATCCGTGGTGAACAAGCGAGCGACTTTACGCTTAAAGTTTGCGGACAAGAGGAGTATTTGATCGGTGATGATATTCCACTCATACAATTTGGCTATATTCAGGATTGCCTAGCGAAAGACATAATGCCTGCGTTGGTCACGCTCAATAAACAGAGCGTGCCTTTGGACCAAGATAATGCTTTCGACAATCTGGACGTGGATACGTTGCAACGTACGAAACCATCGTCCTCTACGTTAACGTTACGTAAAAAGGGCAAGCATATCTCGGCGTGGAAAATCGAAGAACCCTTTATTTTCACTGTAAATGAAATTTCTCGATTAAACTGCGATGCCGCGCATCGTACTGTAGAG aTTGGACTGCAAGCTGGCCTTTTTCACGGTGGAAAATCTCTCTGCGAAAGTCAAAAAACCAAAGAAATTATTGTAAGTGCCGATGGTAGTTGCGATTGGGGAGAAACTCTGAAATTTGACATTAAAGTCAGAGATATACCACGAATGGCACGGCTGTGCTTTGTATTATACGAAATCAGTAAAACTGCGAAAGGTTTAAAGAGCAGAAAATTGATTAGAGATTCGAAACAAGAATTGTTTATAAATCCTCTATGTTGGGCGAATACGACGATATATGATTTTAAGTCTCAATTAAAAACTGGTGCTATGACGTTGTACACATGGACGTACGCGGAGGATATACAAAATGATGATTTGCTACATCCTCTCGGAACAGTTGTTTCCAATCCACACATAGATAGGGCAGCTGCTCTCATGTTAACTTTTccaaa TTACGGAAAAGATCAATGCGTCCTTTATCCTACACCGGAAAAAATGGTGGAGTATGCCGAATCATTGCGAGAACAATCTAATGAGCGACTGGGAAAAGATGAGCTAAATCAGGAGTCCGATGTTAGTCAGCAATTAGAACAGTTGAGATTACTAGCTGACAGGGATCCGCTGCACGAATTACACGAACAAGAGAAAAAGACAATGTGGGCATTGAGGCATCATTGCCTTCGTGAAATTCCAACACTTTTAGCAAAACTACTACAATGTGTCGAATGGAACGATCACAg AGAAGTTGCAGAAGCTACGGCGCTTATACAGCAATGGCCAAAACTGCCAGTAGAAAAAGCATTGGAGTTATTAGACTACGCTTATGCCGATCAAAATGTCAGAAATTTTGCCGTTCGCTGTTTAAAAGACGTTACCGATGACGATCTCAGTCTGTACTTGTTGCAACTAGGTCAAGCTTTAAAACATGAAAATTATTTGGCGTGTCCTTTGACAGAGTTTCTTTTAAAACGAGCCCTCAATAATCAGAGAATAGGACATTTCTTATTTTGGCACCTCAG GTCAGAAATGCAAGTTGGCTCAGTATCCGTTCGTTTTGGGCTTATATTGGAAGCATATTGCAGAGGAAGTCAACAGCATATGCTATCGTTATTTAAGCAGATGAAATGTTTAGATAAATTGAGAAGTGTCTCGCAACAAGTGAAACAGAAAAAGGATCGTAAGGCGGCTCTTCAAGGCTTTCAGGATATTATCCAGGAAACGCATTGTCAAGAAGCGATATCCGACGTTCTTAATCCTCTCGACCCAAGTTTTAGATGGAATCGCAtcaa agtTGAAAAATGCCGAGTAATGGATAGTAAAATGCGTCCACTCTGGCTGGTTTTCGAAAACAGTGATCCCTTTGGCGAAGATGTTTACTTAATTCTCAAGCACGGAGACGACTTGAGACAAGATATGTTAACACTCCAGATGTTGCGTATCATGgataaaatttggaaaaaggaGGGTTTGGATTTACGTATGAATCCATACGGTTGCATATCTACAGAGAACAAAGTCGGAATGATAGAAGTGGTGCTAAATGCGGAAACAATCGCGAATATTCAAAAGGAAAAAGGCACATTTTCGGCAACGGCGGCCTTTAG gAGAGGTTCCTTATTAGCTTGGCTAAAAGATTATAATCATACAGAAACGTCACTGAATAAAGCAATCGAGGAATTTACTTTAAGTTGTGCGGGTTACTGCGTAGCGACATACGTTCTTGGGATAGCTGATAGACATTCTGACaatataatgattaaaaaGACTGGTCAACTGTTTCACGTCGATTTCGGTCATATTTTGGGCCACTTTAAAGAGAAATTTGGATTCAGACGCGAACGAGTACCTTTCGTTCTGACCAACGATTTCGTACACGTCATAAATAAGGGTCAAACGAAAAAAGGGCACGCTGCCGAGTTTCAGAAATTTCAGAATCATTGCGAGCAAGCCTTTTTAGTTCTACGCCGGCATGGTGGGctaatattatctttattcGCCATGATGATATCTACCGGACTGCCTGAACTCTCGTCGGAAAAAGATCTGAATTATCTTAGAGACACCTTG GTCCTAGAAATGTCTGAAAGTGAGGCGCAAAAGCACTTTAGGAGTAAATTCGACGAAGCCCTTTGTAACTCGTGGAAAACATCGTTAAATTGGGCGTCGCATAATATGTCCAAAAATAATAAGGTTACATGA
- the LOC139113324 gene encoding protein white-like, with protein MTATEETEPLIPTTSISSVSKAQRITYHTVSFEDDERDGLHARNSENSFDLRPISNLSATDFNNDSFGNNITYTWSDVNVYYAVKNDKIWDRLMFRTRKSVVQKHILKNVSGVAYPGELLVIMGASGAGKTTLLNALTFRSPRGLSASGLMAANGQRISSGVLTSRMAYVQQDDLFVGTLTVTEHLMFQAALRMDRQIPRNQRIKRVNEVINELALSKSRNTVIGIPGRVKGLSGGEMKRLSFASEVLTDPPLMFCDEPTSGLDSFMAHQVVSILKTLAARGKTIVATLHQPSSELFALFDKILLMAEGRVAFMGTTAQACAFFKTLGAACPSNYNPADFFVQMLAVVPGRELTCRHAIETTCDTFQRSEYGANIAQKADTVHGEFEDTLKQLKYSKKSGRSVYKASWCEQFRAVLWRSWLSVIKEPILIKVRFLQTIMVSLLIGVIYFGQQIDQDGVMNINGALFIFLTNMTFQNVFAVINVFCAELPIFLREHKNGMYRTDVYFICKTLAEAPIFLAIPLVFTAIVYPMIGLYPGVKHFFIATAVVALVANVSTSFGYLISCISNGVSMALSVGPPVIIPFLLFGGFFLNTASVPSYFVWFSYLSWFRYGNEALLINQWSEVDSIACTRSNVTCPKSGHTILQTFNFKEDDFWMDIVCLFALIISFRFLAFFALLSKTRHSK; from the exons ATGACGGCTACCGAGGAAACGGAGCCGTTGATACCCACGACTTCGATATCTTCTGTCAGTAAAGCCCAAAGAATCACTTATCATACAGTTTCCTTC GAAGATGATGAAAGGGATGGATTGCATGCCAGAAACTCGGAGAACTCTTTTGATCTTAGACCAATTTCGAACCTTTCGGCAACTGATTTCAACAACGACAGCTTTGGCAACAATATTACGTATACGTGGAGCGacgtaaatgtatattatgccgtgaaaaatgataaaatttggGATCGGCTAATGTTTAGAACCAGAAAATCCGTTGTACagaaacatatattaaaaaatg TTAGTGGAGTTGCTTACCCTGGCGAGCTGCTTGTGATCATGGGCGCGTCAGGCGCAGGCAAGACCACTTTGTTGAACGCGTTAACGTTTCGTTCGCCACGTGGATTATCCGCGTCTGGTCTGATGGCTGCTAACGGCCAGAGAATATCTTCGGGCGTCCTCACTTCGAGGATGGCTTATGTTCAACAAGACGATCTATTTGTTGGTACGCTAACTGTTACGGAGCATTTGATGTTCCAAGCGGCACTCCGAATGGATCGGCAGATTCCTCGAAatcaaagaattaaaagagttAATGAGGTCATTAATGAG CTCGCTCTTTCAAAATCCCGAAACACTGTGATTGGAATACCCGGGAGAGTAAAGGGCCTCTCGGGCGGTGAGATGAAGAGATTATCCTTCGCTTCTGAGGTACTGACCGACCCTCCATTGATGTTCTGCGACGAGCCGACGTCGGGCTTAGATTCCTTTATGGCTCATCAGGTTGTctctatattaaaaacattggCGG CACGTGGTAAAACAATCGTCGCAACTTTACATCAGCCGTCTTCAGAGTTGTTTgctttatttgataaaattctACTGATGGCCGAGGGCCGAGTGGCTTTCATGGGTACAACCGCGCAAGCTTGTGCCTTCTTCAAAAC CCTCGGCGCCGCCTGTCCCAGCAATTACAATCCTGCTGACTTTTTCGTACAAATGTTAGCCGTGGTGCCAGGGCGCGAATTAACTTGTAGACACGCGATCGAAACGACGTGCGATACTTTCCAAAGAAGCGAGTACGGTGCAAACATCGCCCAGAAAGCCGATACCGTTCACGGTGAATTCGAGGATACCCTCAAACAATTAAAGTACTCCAAGAAGTCTGGCCGGTCGGTTTACAAAGCGAGTTGGTGCGAGCAATTTCGCGCGGTTCTATGGCGATCCTGGCTGTCTGTGATCAAGGAACCGATCCTTATTAAAGTGCGCTTCTTGCAAACCATA ATGGTCTCGTTACTGATCGGCGTTATTTACTTCGGCCAGCAAATAGATCAGGATGGCGTAATGAATATCAACGGTGCCTTATTCATATTCCTCACCAATATGACATTTCAGAATGTCTTCGCAGTCATTAAC GTATTCTGTGCCGAGTTGCCGATTTTTCTTCGCGAACATAAAAACGGTATGTATCGCACTGATGTCTACTTCATCTGTAAAACTCTCGCGGAAGCGCCGATATTCTTAGCAATACCGTTAGTTTTCACCGCCATCGTTTATCCCATGATCGGCCTTTATCCAGGTGTAAAGCATTTCTTTATTGCTACCGCTGTAGTAGCTCTCGTAGCCAACGTGTCAACTTCGTTTG GCTATTTAATATCTTGTATTAGCAATGGCGTATCCATGGCCCTCTCCGTCGGCCCTCCAGTCATAATACCATTCTTGCTTTTTGGCGGCTTCTTCCTAAATACAGC gTCCGTGCCATCTTACTTCGTGTGGTTTTCGTATTTATCCTGGTTCCGTTATGGCAATGAGGCACTTTTGATCAATCAATGGTCTGAAGTCGATTCTATAGCGTGCACCCGGAGCAACGTGACGTGCCCGAAATCGGGACACACAATTCTTCAAACTTTCAATTTCAAAGAAGACGATTTCTGGATGGACATTGTCTGTTTATTCGCCCTTATCATTTCATTTCGGTTTTTAGCATTTTTCGCGCTATTGTCAAAAACTCGTCATTCCAAATAA